In Nitrospirota bacterium, a single genomic region encodes these proteins:
- a CDS encoding TolC family protein — protein MRMNIQWTGMLISLLLLLTDSAAYAEAQVLSLHDALTQAMKGNPEIRANEHALLAVKEEIGIAKSFLLPRVTFEERFMRTNNPTYAFMAKLNQERFAMTDFAIPSLNNPGPVSDFQTGVSFEQAVFAPKVYIGMKMAQKEFEAKGDDVQRKKEEIAFSVFRTYLDSQTARAFVSVTEKGVEDAREHLRIAESRNKVGLGLYSDMLRAEVALRTAEERKVSAEKNLMVSRRALGLMLGSSEAVDVQEQSLPLTLKSLAYYSGMAEARNDVKAMETRQKNAENNLTMAHAAYLPVIGLGGTYQLNSHRTIFGEEGQSWQVMAFLRWELFDGLKREAERNKAKHKIAEAGEYLDGMKKQISFAVYEAYLSVEEAGKGLELAKTNLASAEESRRLVKTRYENNLSAAVDMLDVQSSLDAVRADVVAKEAAYLIAIARLSYLSGTIMKDLDLDR, from the coding sequence ATGCGCATGAATATTCAATGGACAGGGATGCTGATATCGCTGCTTCTTCTGCTGACAGACAGTGCAGCATATGCCGAAGCGCAGGTGCTCTCTCTCCATGATGCCCTGACGCAGGCAATGAAAGGCAATCCTGAGATACGGGCAAATGAGCATGCGCTGCTTGCGGTTAAAGAGGAGATAGGCATTGCAAAAAGCTTTCTGCTGCCGAGGGTCACTTTTGAAGAGCGGTTCATGCGGACGAATAATCCGACCTATGCGTTCATGGCAAAGCTGAATCAGGAGCGGTTTGCGATGACGGACTTTGCCATACCTTCTCTTAACAACCCCGGACCTGTATCTGATTTTCAGACAGGCGTTTCATTTGAGCAGGCTGTCTTTGCCCCAAAGGTATATATCGGCATGAAGATGGCCCAAAAGGAATTCGAGGCCAAAGGCGATGACGTACAGCGCAAAAAAGAAGAGATTGCCTTCTCGGTCTTCAGGACCTATCTTGACTCCCAGACCGCACGCGCTTTTGTATCTGTTACGGAAAAAGGAGTTGAAGACGCCAGGGAACATCTCCGGATAGCCGAAAGCAGAAACAAGGTCGGTCTTGGCCTGTACTCCGACATGCTCAGGGCCGAGGTAGCCCTCAGGACTGCAGAAGAGCGGAAGGTCTCTGCTGAAAAGAATTTGATGGTTTCACGGCGAGCACTCGGCCTTATGCTTGGGTCATCTGAAGCCGTAGATGTGCAGGAGCAGAGCCTGCCCCTCACTCTGAAAAGTCTTGCGTATTACAGCGGGATGGCAGAAGCAAGAAATGACGTCAAGGCTATGGAAACACGGCAAAAAAACGCAGAGAATAACCTGACAATGGCTCATGCAGCGTATCTTCCTGTTATCGGTCTCGGCGGGACATACCAACTGAACAGTCATAGGACTATCTTTGGGGAAGAAGGGCAAAGCTGGCAGGTGATGGCATTTCTGCGGTGGGAACTCTTTGACGGTCTGAAACGCGAAGCAGAGCGGAATAAGGCAAAGCATAAAATCGCAGAGGCAGGAGAATATCTCGACGGCATGAAAAAGCAGATATCCTTTGCCGTGTACGAAGCGTATCTCTCTGTTGAGGAGGCAGGCAAGGGACTTGAACTTGCAAAGACAAACCTTGCCTCGGCAGAGGAGAGCAGGCGACTGGTAAAGACTCGTTATGAAAACAATCTGTCGGCCGCAGTGGATATGCTTGATGTGCAGAGCAGCCTTGATGCTGTCAGGGCTGATGTTGTGGCAAAAGAGGCTGCATATCTTATTGCAATTGCAAGGCTCAGCTACTTGAGCGGAACGATTATGAAAGACCTGGATCTGGACAGATGA
- the aroF gene encoding 3-deoxy-7-phosphoheptulonate synthase → MDIIVLGSEATEEDIRHIVKKLESRGLQAHISKGTERTIIGAIGDTSKVTEEEEDSFRAAHGVENVVRIVKPYKLASREFQKENTVINVRGILIGAKKIPVMAGPCAVENRTVLTTIAEKVKASGATFLRGGAYKPRTSPYAFQGLGEEGLQYLAEAREKTGLPIITEIMDPRDMDVINKYTDIIQIGARNMQNFRLLLEVGSSDKPVLLKRGLSSTIKEWLMSAEYIMSRGNHNVMLCERGIRTFETATRNTLDLSAVPVLKELTHLPVVVDPSHGVGKRSLVAPMAKAAIAAGADALIIEVHSNPEEAMSDGDQSLKPEQFEQLMKEMKPVAAAVGREI, encoded by the coding sequence ATGGATATTATCGTATTAGGTTCGGAAGCAACGGAAGAAGACATACGCCACATTGTCAAGAAGCTTGAAAGCCGAGGCCTTCAGGCGCATATATCAAAAGGCACGGAGCGGACGATCATCGGCGCCATCGGCGACACCTCCAAGGTGACCGAGGAAGAAGAGGACTCCTTCCGCGCTGCACACGGCGTTGAAAATGTGGTCAGGATCGTCAAGCCTTACAAGCTTGCGAGCCGCGAGTTTCAGAAAGAGAACACCGTGATCAATGTGCGCGGCATTCTGATCGGCGCCAAAAAGATACCGGTCATGGCAGGTCCCTGCGCAGTTGAGAACAGGACCGTGCTCACCACCATTGCTGAAAAAGTGAAGGCTTCAGGTGCAACGTTCCTGCGCGGCGGAGCATATAAACCCCGGACATCCCCGTATGCATTTCAGGGCCTCGGCGAAGAAGGGCTTCAGTATCTTGCAGAGGCGCGCGAGAAGACCGGGCTGCCGATCATCACCGAGATCATGGATCCGCGCGACATGGATGTGATCAATAAGTACACAGATATCATTCAGATCGGCGCACGAAACATGCAGAACTTCAGGCTCCTTCTTGAGGTCGGCTCGTCGGACAAGCCGGTGCTATTGAAGCGCGGTCTTTCATCGACGATCAAGGAATGGCTCATGTCAGCGGAATATATCATGTCCCGCGGCAATCATAACGTCATGCTCTGCGAGCGCGGCATCAGAACATTCGAGACTGCTACAAGGAATACGCTTGACCTGAGTGCTGTACCTGTGTTGAAGGAGCTTACCCATCTGCCTGTTGTGGTTGACCCCAGCCATGGCGTGGGCAAGCGGAGTCTGGTCGCACCCATGGCAAAGGCAGCTATTGCAGCAGGTGCTGATGCACTTATTATCGAAGTGCATTCCAATCCTGAAGAAGCAATGTCTGACGGAGACCAGTCCCTCAAGCCGGAACAGTTTGAACAGCTGATGAAAGAGATGAAACCGGTGGCAGCAGCCGTCGGCAGGGAGATCTGA
- a CDS encoding histidinol-phosphate transaminase, with translation MIKPPDYINAIQPYVPGKPIEELERELGISNSIKLASNENPLGPSPEALKAIKDSFADLNRYPDGAGYYLKNTLSEMLAISPDELILGNGSNELLDIAARTYLQAGDEAVMASPSFVVYGMAVQSVGGKSIQVPLKDFRHDLKAMAAAITPKTKMVFIANPNNPTGTINTKDEFDTLMEKMTDNMLVVIDEAYYEYVSAPDYADSMKHFRAGRNILILRTFSKIYGLAGLRIGYGIAKKGILTDMNRLREPFNTNSVAQKAALAALKDKAHVAASRGTNAEGKEYLYQQLAALNIAYVPTEANFIYIPINDSIAINNSLMKKGVIIRPMGPKAIRVTIGLPEENKRFIEALTAVIRDA, from the coding sequence ATGATAAAACCGCCGGACTATATCAACGCTATCCAGCCCTATGTGCCGGGTAAACCGATCGAAGAGCTCGAACGGGAACTGGGTATCTCGAACTCGATCAAGCTCGCCTCGAACGAAAACCCCCTCGGTCCTTCGCCAGAGGCCCTGAAGGCGATAAAAGATTCCTTTGCAGATCTGAACCGGTATCCTGACGGCGCAGGCTATTACCTGAAGAATACGCTTTCAGAAATGCTGGCGATTAGCCCAGATGAACTGATCCTCGGCAATGGATCGAACGAACTGCTCGACATTGCTGCGCGGACCTATCTGCAGGCAGGAGACGAGGCTGTCATGGCATCGCCCTCTTTTGTTGTATACGGCATGGCCGTGCAGTCAGTGGGAGGCAAGTCGATACAAGTGCCGCTGAAGGACTTCCGCCATGACCTCAAAGCTATGGCAGCTGCCATCACGCCGAAGACCAAAATGGTCTTTATTGCGAATCCGAACAACCCGACAGGTACGATCAACACAAAAGACGAGTTTGACACACTGATGGAAAAGATGACGGACAATATGCTTGTTGTTATTGACGAAGCATACTATGAATATGTTTCAGCCCCTGACTATGCTGACAGCATGAAGCATTTCAGGGCAGGCAGGAACATCCTCATCCTCAGGACCTTTTCGAAGATATACGGCCTTGCAGGCCTGCGTATTGGCTACGGCATTGCGAAGAAAGGGATCCTGACAGATATGAACAGGCTCCGCGAACCGTTCAATACCAACTCAGTTGCCCAGAAGGCTGCTCTCGCTGCGTTAAAAGATAAAGCTCACGTTGCCGCTTCCCGAGGGACCAATGCCGAGGGCAAGGAATATCTTTATCAGCAGCTCGCCGCCCTCAACATTGCCTATGTGCCGACAGAAGCGAATTTTATCTATATCCCGATCAATGACTCGATCGCAATCAATAACAGCCTGATGAAAAAAGGCGTTATCATCCGGCCTATGGGGCCAAAGGCGATCCGCGTGACGATCGGTCTGCCCGAAGAGAACAAGAGGTTTATTGAAGCGTTGACGGCCGTAATTCGTGATGCGTAA
- the pheA gene encoding prephenate dehydratase, translated as MGELDRLRKKIDTFDDEILELLNRRSEVVIEVGGIKRTQKSRFYKPDRERQILERLASRNKGPFPNDALKAIYREILSASVSLEEPLKVSCLGPLATYTHLAALRHFGSSAAFVPVDSIKKVFENVETGKAEYGVVPIENSNEGVVSHTLDMFVDSELQVVAEIIIEISHNLLSKQTDRSKIRKIYSHPQGLAQCRGWLEANMPGVPVAESTSTAKAAELAAKETNTAAIASEIAARMYDLNILERNIQDNRRNITRFLVISKEFPHRTGYDKTSVMFSIKHKPGSLYDVLMPFKRAKINLTKIESRPSKRKAWEYIFFVDMEGHVEDRKIRKAIDSLKENCLYLKILGSYPQGKVS; from the coding sequence ATGGGTGAACTGGACAGGCTCAGAAAGAAAATCGATACCTTTGACGACGAAATTCTCGAACTCCTGAACAGGCGCTCAGAGGTAGTCATCGAGGTCGGCGGCATCAAGCGCACGCAAAAATCCCGCTTCTATAAGCCTGACCGGGAGCGCCAGATCCTTGAGCGTCTCGCATCACGCAACAAAGGGCCTTTCCCCAATGACGCGCTGAAGGCGATCTACCGCGAGATACTGTCTGCTTCGGTCTCGCTGGAAGAGCCGCTGAAGGTCTCGTGCCTCGGCCCCCTTGCAACCTATACACATCTTGCGGCCCTTCGCCATTTCGGCTCGTCAGCCGCCTTTGTGCCTGTTGACAGCATCAAGAAGGTCTTCGAGAATGTCGAGACCGGCAAGGCAGAATACGGCGTCGTGCCGATCGAGAACTCCAATGAAGGCGTGGTGAGCCATACACTCGACATGTTTGTGGACTCCGAGCTCCAGGTCGTTGCAGAGATCATAATCGAGATCTCTCATAACCTGCTTTCGAAGCAGACGGACAGGTCAAAGATCAGGAAGATCTATTCACACCCGCAGGGACTCGCACAATGCAGAGGATGGCTTGAAGCCAATATGCCCGGAGTGCCGGTCGCTGAATCGACCAGTACTGCCAAGGCTGCGGAGCTTGCTGCAAAGGAAACGAACACTGCTGCCATCGCAAGCGAGATCGCGGCCCGCATGTATGATCTGAATATTCTCGAAAGGAACATACAGGACAACAGGAGGAACATCACCCGGTTCCTGGTCATCTCAAAGGAGTTCCCGCACCGCACGGGCTATGACAAGACCTCGGTCATGTTCTCGATCAAGCACAAGCCGGGCTCCCTGTATGATGTACTTATGCCGTTTAAACGGGCAAAGATCAACCTCACCAAGATAGAATCCCGGCCTTCCAAGCGAAAGGCGTGGGAGTACATTTTCTTTGTTGATATGGAAGGCCATGTTGAAGACAGGAAGATACGCAAAGCTATTGACTCGCTGAAAGAAAACTGTCTGTATCTCAAAATCCTGGGATCATATCCGCAGGGGAAGGTGTCATGA
- a CDS encoding RluA family pseudouridine synthase → MTETTFHIDPEQAGKRLDLLVSELSGLTRSQVQRLLEKGLMTVNENPSRANYKAHANDVVRFSVAKDNEELLSEDLPIEVLYCDDFLIVVNKPAGMVVYPAAGHSSGTLMNAIAFHAKKLATIGGPLRPGVVHRLDKDTSGVMVVALDDKAYYDLVEQFRERTMNRKYRALVFGNLKEETGEISLRIGRSAADRKKMSTTSVRSKEAVTTWRVVERFHGVTLIEAKLGTGRTHQIRVHFTSIGHPVLGDRTYGSKTSIDLGRRKITFPRQMLHAGLLGFTHPITKEYLEFISPPPQDMEEKIGVLRGAAR, encoded by the coding sequence ATGACTGAGACCACGTTTCATATTGATCCGGAACAGGCAGGGAAGCGTCTTGATCTGCTCGTGTCAGAGCTTTCAGGGCTGACCCGTTCACAGGTACAGAGGCTTCTCGAAAAGGGTCTGATGACTGTCAACGAAAATCCGTCCAGGGCCAACTATAAGGCCCATGCCAACGATGTGGTCCGCTTTTCGGTTGCCAAGGACAACGAAGAGCTTTTGTCTGAAGACCTGCCGATCGAGGTTCTTTATTGCGATGATTTTCTGATCGTGGTGAATAAGCCGGCAGGCATGGTCGTTTATCCGGCAGCAGGCCACAGCAGCGGCACGCTGATGAATGCGATCGCCTTCCATGCAAAGAAGCTTGCGACCATCGGCGGCCCGCTCAGACCGGGCGTTGTGCACAGACTGGACAAGGACACTTCAGGGGTCATGGTAGTGGCGCTTGATGACAAGGCGTACTATGACCTGGTTGAGCAGTTCAGGGAACGGACCATGAACAGGAAATACCGGGCTCTTGTCTTCGGCAATCTGAAGGAAGAGACGGGTGAGATCTCCCTCAGGATAGGCAGGTCAGCAGCTGACAGAAAGAAGATGTCTACAACGTCTGTCAGGAGCAAGGAGGCGGTCACGACATGGAGGGTGGTCGAAAGATTTCATGGAGTTACGTTGATCGAGGCAAAGCTCGGCACAGGAAGGACCCATCAGATCCGCGTTCATTTCACCTCCATCGGTCATCCTGTCCTGGGCGACCGAACCTATGGCTCGAAGACCTCAATAGACCTCGGAAGAAGGAAGATAACCTTTCCCCGCCAGATGCTCCATGCCGGACTCCTCGGCTTCACCCACCCTATCACAAAAGAATATCTTGAATTTATCAGCCCGCCGCCGCAGGATATGGAGGAAAAGATCGGCGTTCTCAGAGGTGCCGCCCGCTGA
- a CDS encoding prephenate dehydrogenase/arogenate dehydrogenase family protein: MAFRKTAILGVGLLGASFSLAIKKKGICNDVTGFGRSRENLGRARNLGILDAFSSDPASACTDADLVLLAAPAGSFVELVKQACPAFKKGAIVIDVGSVKGDLVHELEELMPAGVHFIGSHPIAGSDRSGIDSAQADLFRDALCVVTPTERSDPSALKSVMDLWSSLGSKVMAMGPAQHDRVYAAVSHLPHLVAFAMVNTVSDIDQSYLSYCGQGFRDMTRIAASSPDIWTDIALLNRNNLIEMIALFRENLNRMEAYLRTVQPDALRQEFIRASTARESIGQD; the protein is encoded by the coding sequence TTGGCATTCCGTAAGACAGCTATTCTCGGTGTCGGATTGTTAGGCGCCTCATTCAGCCTTGCCATTAAGAAGAAGGGCATATGTAACGATGTGACCGGATTCGGCAGAAGCAGGGAAAACCTCGGGCGTGCAAGAAACTTGGGGATCCTTGATGCTTTTTCATCAGATCCTGCGTCAGCATGCACCGACGCGGACCTCGTCCTCCTCGCTGCACCGGCAGGCTCCTTTGTTGAACTGGTAAAACAGGCATGCCCTGCTTTCAAAAAAGGAGCAATCGTAATCGATGTGGGCAGCGTAAAAGGTGATCTCGTTCATGAACTTGAAGAGCTGATGCCTGCTGGTGTTCATTTCATCGGCAGCCATCCCATAGCAGGCAGTGACCGTTCAGGCATTGATTCGGCACAGGCTGACCTGTTCCGTGATGCGCTCTGCGTCGTGACGCCAACAGAACGATCTGACCCCTCTGCACTGAAAAGCGTTATGGATCTATGGTCCAGCCTGGGATCAAAGGTAATGGCAATGGGTCCTGCGCAGCATGACCGGGTGTATGCTGCCGTAAGCCACCTTCCCCATCTCGTTGCATTCGCAATGGTCAATACCGTATCAGACATTGACCAGTCGTATCTGTCCTACTGCGGCCAGGGATTCAGGGACATGACCAGGATCGCCGCAAGTTCTCCCGATATCTGGACAGACATTGCTCTGCTCAACAGAAATAATCTTATTGAGATGATAGCGCTGTTCAGGGAGAACCTGAACAGGATGGAGGCGTATTTAAGAACAGTTCAACCTGACGCGCTCAGGCAGGAGTTTATCAGGGCAAGTACTGCGAGGGAGAGCATTGGACAGGATTGA
- a CDS encoding nuclear transport factor 2 family protein — translation MDPIQTPITGEEGQGKLADPFEALVQFYHAFNHRDIKEMADNWAQSDDSAMDNPLGGIKRGWSEIGPVYERIFSGPARVYVEYYDYTICETPEMFCAVGRERGYFRLGDKELKLAIRTSRIFRKIAGRWRQVHHHGSIDDPELLARYQAAVPNSAP, via the coding sequence ATGGACCCCATACAGACACCGATAACAGGCGAGGAAGGGCAGGGAAAGCTGGCAGACCCGTTCGAGGCGCTTGTGCAGTTCTACCATGCCTTCAATCACCGGGACATAAAAGAGATGGCTGACAACTGGGCGCAGAGCGATGACAGTGCGATGGACAATCCCCTGGGCGGGATCAAGAGGGGCTGGTCAGAGATCGGGCCGGTGTATGAAAGGATATTCAGCGGGCCTGCGAGGGTTTACGTCGAATATTACGACTATACGATCTGCGAAACGCCTGAAATGTTCTGCGCAGTCGGCAGGGAGCGTGGTTATTTCCGGCTTGGAGATAAGGAGTTGAAGCTTGCGATCCGCACGAGCCGTATCTTCAGGAAGATCGCCGGCAGATGGAGACAGGTCCATCATCACGGCTCGATCGATGACCCTGAACTGCTTGCACGATACCAGGCCGCAGTCCCTAACTCAGCACCGTAG
- a CDS encoding metalloregulator ArsR/SmtB family transcription factor, which produces MHMLSTVKLLKLFSDETRLRILMLMARKELCVCQIMGVLGIAQPLVSHNLALLNNAGLLEERRDGKLVFYSLNKEMQQSHKKVIDLLQELTRADKAFSGDQLSLKDCEEFQKKAGKCDMKTLKEFMQRKPNKTVNKSGRKN; this is translated from the coding sequence ATGCATATGTTAAGCACGGTAAAATTGTTAAAGCTTTTTTCTGATGAGACCCGCCTGAGGATATTGATGCTCATGGCACGAAAAGAACTCTGCGTCTGCCAGATCATGGGCGTCCTCGGCATAGCCCAACCTCTTGTATCGCATAACCTTGCCCTGCTGAACAATGCCGGTCTTCTTGAAGAACGCAGGGACGGCAAGCTGGTCTTTTATTCCCTGAATAAGGAGATGCAGCAGTCCCACAAGAAGGTGATCGATCTTCTGCAGGAGCTGACCAGGGCTGATAAGGCGTTCTCGGGTGATCAGCTTTCCCTGAAGGACTGCGAGGAATTTCAGAAGAAGGCCGGGAAGTGCGATATGAAGACGCTGAAGGAGTTCATGCAGAGGAAGCCAAATAAGACCGTAAACAAATCCGGGAGGAAAAACTGA
- the pgi gene encoding glucose-6-phosphate isomerase, giving the protein MLEKKNPVRTAAWKELKAHFNLMKDRQMKDLFVEDPDRFRKHVIRFEDILFDYSKNIINDRTLRLLLDLAGEIGLEGAIEKMFSGDRINETEDRSVLHTALRNRSNTPVLLNRKDVMPEVNAVLGQMERFCSRIIDGQWKGYTDRSITDIVNIGIGGSDLGPVMVTEALMPYRKPHIRTHFVSNIDGSHIAETLKGLSPETTLFMIASKTFTTQETMTNAHTARRWFLEAAMDEAHVKKHFVAISTNEAEVRKFGIALENMFIFWDWVGGRYSLWSAIGLSIACSIGFDHFRELLEGAHAMDRHFRETPLDRNIPVILGLLGIWYNNFFGAETHAILPYDQHMHRFPAYFQQGDMESNGKYIDRKGREVSYQTGPVIWGEPGTNGQHAFYQLIHQGTKLIPCDFIAPAISHNPLGDHHNILLSNFFAQTEALMKGKTHDEVVAELAASGKTAKEIKRLAAFKVFKGNRPTNSILLKKVTPRTLGSLIAMYEHKIFVQGVIWNIFSFDQWGVELGKVLAKKILAEMQSGSDITSHDASTNGLINAWKEMRGEGR; this is encoded by the coding sequence ATGCTTGAAAAAAAGAACCCTGTAAGGACGGCAGCCTGGAAGGAACTGAAGGCGCATTTCAACCTGATGAAAGACCGGCAGATGAAGGATCTGTTTGTCGAAGACCCTGACAGATTCCGGAAGCATGTAATCCGGTTCGAGGATATCCTTTTCGACTATTCCAAGAATATCATCAATGACAGAACACTCCGGCTTCTGCTTGATCTTGCCGGGGAGATTGGCCTTGAAGGCGCTATTGAGAAGATGTTTTCAGGCGACCGGATCAACGAGACCGAAGATCGTTCCGTACTTCATACTGCCTTGAGAAACCGGTCAAATACTCCTGTTCTTCTGAACAGGAAGGATGTGATGCCTGAAGTGAATGCAGTCCTTGGCCAGATGGAACGGTTCTGTTCCAGGATCATTGATGGACAATGGAAAGGCTATACCGACAGGTCGATCACCGATATCGTGAATATCGGCATCGGAGGTTCTGACCTGGGCCCGGTCATGGTGACAGAGGCGCTTATGCCGTACCGCAAGCCGCATATCAGGACGCACTTTGTCTCGAACATCGACGGTTCCCATATCGCGGAGACGCTGAAGGGTCTTTCCCCTGAAACAACGCTTTTTATGATCGCCTCGAAGACCTTTACTACACAGGAGACCATGACCAATGCCCACACTGCACGCCGGTGGTTTCTTGAGGCTGCAATGGATGAGGCGCATGTCAAAAAACATTTTGTGGCGATCTCGACCAATGAGGCTGAGGTAAGGAAATTCGGCATAGCGCTTGAGAATATGTTCATTTTTTGGGACTGGGTCGGCGGCAGATATTCCCTCTGGTCAGCCATCGGGCTTTCGATCGCCTGCTCGATTGGCTTTGACCACTTCCGTGAGCTGCTTGAAGGCGCACATGCCATGGACCGGCACTTCAGGGAAACGCCGCTTGACCGGAATATCCCTGTCATCCTCGGACTGTTAGGCATCTGGTACAACAATTTCTTTGGAGCAGAGACCCATGCGATCCTGCCGTATGACCAGCATATGCACAGGTTCCCCGCCTATTTTCAGCAGGGAGATATGGAGAGCAACGGTAAATATATTGACCGGAAGGGCAGAGAGGTATCGTATCAAACCGGGCCGGTCATATGGGGAGAGCCGGGCACGAACGGGCAGCATGCTTTTTACCAGCTGATCCACCAGGGCACGAAACTGATCCCCTGCGATTTTATAGCGCCTGCTATCAGCCATAATCCTTTGGGCGACCATCATAACATCCTGCTTTCGAACTTCTTTGCCCAGACAGAGGCGCTCATGAAGGGCAAGACTCACGATGAGGTGGTTGCCGAATTAGCTGCCTCAGGTAAAACTGCGAAGGAGATCAAGCGGCTCGCAGCCTTCAAGGTTTTCAAGGGCAACCGGCCCACAAACTCGATCCTTCTGAAAAAGGTCACGCCGCGGACGCTCGGCAGCCTGATCGCCATGTACGAACATAAAATCTTTGTCCAGGGCGTAATCTGGAACATCTTCAGCTTTGACCAGTGGGGTGTTGAACTGGGGAAGGTGCTTGCAAAGAAGATACTTGCGGAGATGCAGAGCGGTTCTGATATTACCTCTCACGACGCATCGACAAACGGTCTGATCAATGCCTGGAAGGAGATGAGAGGAGAGGGCAGATAG
- a CDS encoding type II toxin-antitoxin system HicB family antitoxin codes for MTNSYTAVYSKIPSGYMGQLVEWPEVVTEGKTIEACRAMLEDALKEMIQAYRQQDKAIPSGHTLFEQIPVEV; via the coding sequence ATGACAAACTCTTATACGGCCGTATACAGTAAAATACCGTCGGGCTATATGGGGCAACTTGTGGAGTGGCCTGAAGTCGTCACAGAAGGCAAAACAATTGAGGCTTGCAGAGCAATGCTTGAAGACGCGCTAAAAGAAATGATTCAGGCATACAGGCAGCAAGACAAGGCCATCCCATCCGGCCACACGCTTTTTGAGCAGATACCTGTTGAAGTCTAA
- a CDS encoding DinB family protein yields the protein MATAEGTELARTIRTNIEELEKICVNIDEETASRAPVGRWSPKQIISHIAGQDGIGYMPAFELILKQDTPRIDIIAEDPFYTERRTKLTMKELLAEAGKEYAKIAELLLTLSADQLDRKAHIPLFKDTALGEYPTLAMFIGGLGGWHLKFHIDHLNEVLKALGVS from the coding sequence ATGGCAACCGCTGAAGGAACAGAACTGGCCCGCACCATCCGCACCAACATAGAAGAACTTGAGAAGATCTGTGTAAATATTGATGAGGAGACGGCATCCCGCGCTCCTGTTGGCAGATGGTCTCCCAAACAGATCATTTCGCATATAGCAGGCCAGGACGGCATCGGGTACATGCCTGCCTTTGAACTCATCCTGAAACAGGATACACCGCGGATCGACATTATTGCAGAGGACCCCTTCTACACAGAGAGGCGGACAAAACTTACGATGAAGGAGCTTCTTGCCGAGGCTGGCAAGGAATATGCGAAAATCGCGGAACTGCTGCTCACCCTTTCAGCGGATCAACTGGACCGCAAGGCCCATATTCCGCTCTTCAAGGATACTGCGCTGGGAGAATATCCGACCCTGGCCATGTTTATCGGAGGGCTCGGCGGCTGGCACCTGAAATTTCATATCGACCACCTGAACGAAGTCCTGAAGGCGCTGGGCGTCTCGTAG